Proteins from a single region of Equus asinus isolate D_3611 breed Donkey chromosome 17, EquAss-T2T_v2, whole genome shotgun sequence:
- the LOC106847582 gene encoding pepsin II-4-like, with amino-acid sequence MKWLLLLSLVALSECLIYKVPLVRKKSLRQNLIEHGLLEDFLKKHTPNPASKFFPKEAATLVDSEPLENYLDEEYFGTISIGTPPQEFTVIFDTGSSNLWVPSTYCSSLACYDHKRFNPEKSSTYQATSESISITYGTGSMTGILGYDTVRVGGIEDTNQIFGLSEKEPGFFLFLAPFDGILGLGYPSISASGATPVFDNIWDQGLVSQDLFSVYLSSDDESGSVVMFGGIDSSYYTGSLHWVPVTTEGYWQIAVDSITINGESIACSGGCQAIVDTGTSLLAGPTSGIDNIQSYIGARKDLLGEEVISCSAIDSLPDIVFTMNGVEFPLPPSAYILKEDDSCISGFEGMDLDTSSGELWILGDVFIRQYFTVFDRANNQVGLAPVA; translated from the exons ATGAagtggctgctgctgctcagcTTGGTGGCGCTCTCTGAGTGCCTTATCTACAA GGTTCCGCTTGTCAGAAAGAAGTCCTTGAGGCAGAACCTGATCGAGCATGGCCTGCTGGAGGACTTCTTGAAGAAGCATACCCCCAACCCAGCCAGCAAGTTCTTCCCCAAGGAGGCCGCCACCTTGGTGGACTCAGAGCCCCTGGAGAACTACCTGGAT GAGGAGTACTTCGGCACCATCAGCATCGGAACTCCCCCTCAGGAGTTCACTGTCATCTTTGACACCGGCTCCTCCAACCTGTGGGTACCCTCGACCTACTGCTCCAGTCTTGCCTGCT ATGACCACAAGCGCTTCAACCCTGAGAAGTCCTCCACCTACCAGGCCACCAGCGAGTCAATCTCCATCACCTACGGCACCGGCAGCATGACAGGGATCCTCGGATATGACACTGTCAGG GTCGGAGGCATTGAGGACACCAACCAGATCTTCGGCCTGAGCGAGAAGGAACCTGgcttcttccttttcttggctCCCTTTGATGGCATCCTGGGTCTCGGCTACCCCAGCATCTCCGCCTCTGGGGCCACACCCGTCTTTGACAACATATGGGACCAGGGTCTGGTTTCCCAAGACCTCTTCTCTGTCTACCTGAGCTC CGATGACGAGAGTGGCAGTGTGGTGATGTTCGGTGGCATCGATTCTTCCTACTACACTGGAAGCCTGCACTGGGTCCCTGTTACCACCGAGGGTTACTGGCAGATCGCCGTGGACAG CATCACAATAAACGGAGAGTCCATCGCTTGCAGCGGGGGCTGCCAGGCCATTGTTGACACTGGCACCTCTCTGCTGGCTGGCCCAACCTCTGGCATCGACAATATCCAGAGCTACATTGGAGCCAGAAAGGACTTGCTCGGTGAG GAGGTGATCAGCTGCTCAGCCATCGACAGCCTGCCCGACATCGTCTTCACCATGAATGGCGTCGAGTTCCCTCTGCCTCCTAGTGCCTACATCCTAAAG GAGGATGACAGCTGCATCAGTGGATTTGAGGGCATGGACCTGGACACCAGCAGCGGAGAGCTCTGGATCCTGGGTGACGTCTTCATCCGCCAGTACTTTACCGTCTTCGACAGAGCCAACAACCAGGTCGGCCTGGCTCCCGTGGCCTAA